One genomic window of Paenisporosarcina antarctica includes the following:
- a CDS encoding DUF2812 domain-containing protein, with product MKRFKVFFNIEKEEQWLIEQLQKGYRCANISKLGIYTFEKTDKRYVMRLDYQDYLPKQKYVEYKGTYEDFGWNYIKGSWLSGIRYWQKEDDDQNEIFSDRQSKSNYYKRLMEYSFWLGTLCLTYSFMLYSDSGLYHEDLWSMKGLLFWKAFLFESPFVLLKLFPALMVVFFGRSFYKAYRKYSLLKEK from the coding sequence ATGAAGAGGTTTAAAGTATTTTTTAATATTGAAAAAGAAGAGCAATGGCTGATCGAGCAATTACAAAAAGGCTATCGCTGTGCAAATATTAGTAAGTTAGGTATATACACTTTCGAAAAAACTGACAAGAGATATGTTATGCGACTTGATTATCAAGATTATTTACCTAAGCAAAAGTACGTGGAATACAAAGGAACATATGAGGATTTCGGTTGGAACTATATAAAGGGGTCCTGGCTTAGTGGAATAAGGTATTGGCAAAAAGAAGATGACGATCAAAATGAAATTTTCTCGGATCGCCAATCCAAGAGTAATTATTATAAAAGATTAATGGAGTATTCATTTTGGTTAGGTACGCTGTGTTTGACTTATTCTTTTATGCTCTATAGCGATTCGGGATTATACCATGAAGATCTTTGGAGTATGAAAGGTCTATTATTTTGGAAAGCATTTTTATTTGAATCTCCATTTGTCCTTTTGAAGTTGTTTCCAGCACTTATGGTTGTTTTTTTTGGTAGAAGTTTCTATAAAGCTTATCGAAAGTATTCACTATTAAAAGAAAAATAA
- a CDS encoding ABC transporter ATP-binding protein codes for MSVNMMEVKNIEKSFGVGEKKLQVLSNVSFRVKKGEIVTLFGKSGCGKSTLLNIIGGFEKAEKGSVLHNGEPVIKPTKSCVMLFQQINLLPWRTVLKNVELGLEGEKSPADKQRERVIDALKLVGLETSLDKFPHELSGGMQQRVAIARALAIQPDVILMDEPFAALDSFNRYNLQQELLRIQEKKNTTIVLVTHDIDEAVYLSDRVMVMGSHPGRIQKEIAITQMKPRDRTHGDFQYFRRKILDEFQLSTERIAPEYNI; via the coding sequence ATGTCCGTTAATATGATGGAAGTAAAGAATATCGAGAAATCATTCGGCGTTGGGGAGAAGAAGTTGCAAGTCCTTTCAAATGTAAGTTTTCGAGTGAAAAAGGGAGAAATCGTCACCTTATTCGGGAAAAGCGGATGTGGGAAAAGCACATTGCTGAATATCATTGGAGGCTTTGAAAAAGCGGAAAAGGGTTCAGTCCTACATAACGGAGAACCTGTTATAAAGCCTACTAAATCATGTGTCATGCTTTTTCAGCAAATCAATTTATTGCCTTGGCGAACAGTGTTGAAAAATGTGGAGTTGGGGCTTGAAGGAGAGAAGTCGCCTGCGGATAAGCAACGTGAACGCGTCATCGATGCCTTGAAATTGGTCGGGCTTGAAACATCGCTGGATAAGTTCCCACACGAATTGTCAGGAGGAATGCAGCAGCGTGTAGCAATTGCACGGGCTCTTGCTATTCAGCCGGATGTCATATTGATGGATGAACCATTTGCAGCGCTAGATTCGTTTAATCGCTATAACCTTCAGCAAGAACTGCTGCGTATTCAGGAGAAAAAGAACACGACAATCGTTCTTGTCACGCACGATATTGATGAAGCCGTGTATCTTTCGGATCGTGTAATGGTCATGGGTTCTCATCCGGGTAGGATTCAAAAGGAAATTGCCATCACCCAGATGAAGCCCAGGGACCGTACCCATGGCGACTTCCAGTATTTCCGCAGAAAAATTCTTGATGAATTCCAGTTAAGTACGGAGCGAATAGCTCCGGAATACAATATTTAA
- a CDS encoding ABC transporter substrate-binding protein, producing MKKRKVALSVLAASILLFLTACGQPSMQAAVDKPVIKIGYLPITHAGPLYMDEHMEEGKYGEYELEMVKFNSWPDLMDALNTGRIDGASVLVELAMKAKEKGIDLKAVALGHKDGNVVISSKDIESANDLKGKTFAIPHTYSSHNILLYEMLKNEGLSLEDVNVVEMAPPEMPAALSEQRISGYVVAEPFGALAVKNNIGKVLHHSDAIWADSYCCVLVLRQDFMDLQTKATQSLVTQYVESGKHAEKKDEAVYEAFSQYMKVEREVLELSLGWISFENLRIEETEYNTLRDFVLEMELMENPPVFEDFVDNTYIDEAM from the coding sequence GTGAAGAAAAGGAAAGTAGCATTATCCGTTTTGGCAGCCAGTATATTGCTTTTCCTGACGGCTTGCGGCCAGCCGAGTATGCAGGCGGCAGTGGACAAACCCGTCATTAAAATCGGATATTTACCGATAACGCATGCCGGCCCCCTTTATATGGACGAACACATGGAAGAGGGGAAATACGGGGAGTATGAACTAGAAATGGTCAAGTTCAATTCGTGGCCGGATCTAATGGATGCTTTGAATACGGGTAGGATAGATGGTGCATCGGTATTGGTCGAACTGGCGATGAAAGCGAAGGAAAAAGGTATTGACCTAAAAGCTGTTGCACTTGGGCATAAAGATGGGAATGTAGTGATTTCATCCAAGGATATTGAAAGTGCCAACGACTTAAAAGGGAAGACATTTGCGATTCCCCATACCTATTCAAGCCATAATATCCTTTTGTATGAAATGCTGAAAAATGAAGGGCTTTCGCTGGAGGATGTCAACGTCGTGGAAATGGCGCCTCCTGAGATGCCGGCAGCCTTATCCGAACAGCGAATTTCCGGCTATGTAGTGGCTGAACCGTTCGGTGCCTTGGCGGTGAAAAATAACATCGGCAAAGTGCTTCATCATTCGGATGCAATATGGGCAGATTCCTATTGCTGTGTATTGGTGCTGCGCCAGGACTTTATGGATCTTCAGACGAAGGCTACGCAGTCACTGGTCACCCAATATGTTGAGTCGGGTAAACATGCAGAGAAAAAGGATGAAGCAGTTTATGAAGCCTTTAGTCAATACATGAAGGTGGAAAGGGAGGTACTCGAACTTTCCTTAGGATGGATTTCATTTGAAAATCTGCGTATCGAAGAAACGGAGTACAATACATTGCGTGATTTTGTCCTTGAAATGGAACTGATGGAAAATCCACCGGTTTTTGAAGACTTTGTAGACAATACTTATATTGATGAAGCGATGTGA